Proteins encoded together in one Salarias fasciatus chromosome 17, fSalaFa1.1, whole genome shotgun sequence window:
- the msrb3 gene encoding methionine-R-sulfoxide reductase B3, whose protein sequence is MSGFNLLHLITKESARGPCGRAVFPQEPPGQRKHGREFCSRGAEERPHPDAVPRHPGAREPRAPSLESSPSIKNDGTYTCVVCGAPLFSSSSKFDSGSGWPSFSDLVKEDSVSLSDDFSYGMHRVETTCSQCGAHLGHLFDDGPNPQGNATASTRPRWHSAHGRAGLILDLGLVRRRRGH, encoded by the exons ATGTCGGGCTTCAATCTGCTGCACCTAATAACCAAGGAGTCAGCCCGTGGTCCCTGCGGCCGTGCGGTCTTCCCTCAG GAGCCTCcaggacaaagaaaacatggCCGTGAGTTTTGctccagaggagctgaggagcgTCCTCACCCCGATGCAGTTCCACGTCACCCAGGAGCGCGGGAACCGAGAG CGCCTTCACTGGAGAGTTCTCCTTCCATAAAGAACGACGGAACCTACACCTGTGTGGTCTGTGGAGCCCCCCTCTTCAG ctcaaGCTCTAAGTTTGACTCGGGCTCAG GTTGGCCGTCTTTCTCTGACCTTGTGAAGGAGGACTCCGTCTCTCTGTCGGATGACTTCTCTTATGGCATGCACCGGGTGGAGACCACCTGCAGCCAG TGTGGAGCTCATCTGGGACATCTGTTTGACGACGGACCAAACCCACAGGGAAACGCTACTGCATCAACTCGGCCTCGCTGGCATTCAGCCCACGGACGCGCCGGCCTCATCCTCGACCTCGGCCTCGTCCGGCGGCGCCGTGGACACTGA
- the dera gene encoding deoxyribose-phosphate aldolase: MGDIKLQPAESGHGLDESPHQDIQQGQWSRAGSLEKREQRLTGDLEVISRVRVNTQAVQKRAQHLQAQKIPRKQFQTAWLLKAVTCIDLTTLSGDDTPSNVHRLCMKAIQPIRADLLEEIHMHDKGVTTAAVCVYPSRVADAVKSLKAANCSLPVPQVGSCSVSHRVPVAQTPLETRLQEVRLAVRDGATEIDIVISRLWPSQDSGEAMYDEIRQFREVCGDAHMKTILAVGELGTFTNVYKASMVAMMAGSDFIKTSTGKESVNATYPVAVVMARAIRDYFLRTGHKVGFKPAGGIRTAQESLLWLMLIKEELGGDWLRPHLFRFGASSLLADIERQISHQVTGRYAAYQELPLA; the protein is encoded by the exons atgggcGACATCaagctgcagccagcagagagCGGACATGGACTCGATGAGTCccctcaccaggacatccagcagggacaatGG TCACGCGCTGGCTCGTTAGAGAAGCGGGAACAGAGGCTCACTGGAG ACCTGGAGGTGATCTCCAGAGTGAGGGTGAACACTCAGGCCGTCCAGAAGAGAGCCCAGCACCTCCAGGCTCAGAAGATCCCCAGGAAGCAGTTCCAG ACTGCGTGGCTGCTGAAGGCCGTCACCTGCATCGACCTCACAACTCTATCTGGAGACGACACGCCGTCCAACGTGCACCGGCTGTGCATGAAGGccatccagccaatcagagccgacctgctggaggagattCACATGCACGACAAAGG agtgacaacagcagcagtgtgtgtgtatccatcACGAGTAGCCGATGCCGTAAAATCTCTGAAAGCAGCCAACTGCAGCTTACCTGTGCCTCAGGTAGGTTCCTGCTCAGTCTCTCACCGTGTTCCTGTCGC CCAAACACCACTGGAGACTCGCCTGCAG GAAGTGCGTCTGGCGGTGAGAGACGGAGCGACGGAGATCGACATCGTCATCAGCAGACTTTGGCCCTCACAGGACAGTGGGGAAG CCATGTATGATGAGATCCGCCAGTTTCGAGAGGTCTGTGGAGACGCCCACATGAAGACCATCCTGGCTGTGGGAGAACTCGGAACCTTCACCAACGTCTACAAGGCCAGCATGGTGGCCATGATGGCAG GCTCAGACTTCATCAAGACCTCCACCGGGAAGGAGTCCGTCAACGCCACCTATCCCGTCGCCGTGGTGATGGCCAGAGCCATCCGGGACTACTTCCTGCGAACGGGCCACAAG gtgGGCTTTAAGCCAGCGGGCGGCATCCGGACGGCTCAGGAGTCTCTGCTGTGGCTGATGTTAATCAAGGAGGAGCTGGGCGGCGACTGGCTCCGCCCACACCTGTTCCGCTTCGGGGCCAGCAGCCTGCTGGCCGACATCGAGAGGCAG ATCTCCCACCAGGTGACGGGACGCTACGCAGCCTATCAGGAGCTTCCTCTGGCCTGA